CAAACTATATATGCCAATTCAACATATATGTAGGTCCTGATCTCAATCCTAGTTACAACTTAATCTTTACTCTTACTTCAATATAACATTATTCTATGTTTTACTTACATAGTTACATGTATTCCTGTGATACCCATAATCTACAAACTTCAGTGCAGATTAGACACCAGGTCTGAAGTTTCCTTTACTAATTATTATCTCTTGATGACAAGCAGAGAAAGGTACAACCATAATGGAatcaaaaggaaaaaaacaatTGGTTAGGTTAAACTGCTTGCTGATAAAATGAAAATTTTCATGGCCTAAGTTTTGTCTGCTAACAGAAGCACCAATCCTTTTGGCCAGGAGACCAACACACAAATATAAAAAAAATCTTAGAAACTATGTATTACAACATGGTGGGTAAGGATCTTCTGCCATGGAACTAATTACTGATCCATGAATGTGCCAACAATAATTTGGAGATGCACAATCAAGCTCATTGTAGAAGGCAAACATACTGGATGAAACGGTGCTACCAGGAATCAAGGCACATTAAAACCAAATATGACCTATATTTGTAATAACTAATAAGAACCCTATATTTGTATAATTGCATACTAGCTCATAGCATGTCTTGATGTTCTTGCTCCTATTGCTTGCATGCAACCTGCAGGATGTCATCTGCTGCCTCGAATCCACGTAGCCCTaatccagtggacaagccagcaGTTAAAAGGAATTATGAAGACATAGGGTGGGAGTATGGAACCCTTGTTAATCCAGCTGATTTGAATGTGATAAAGTGCAAGCTATGTCCTATGGTTGTGAAGGCAGGGATTTATAGGCTCAAGCTACATATTGCTGGCATAAAAGGCCAAGTCCGGTCATGCCCCAATGCAACTCCGGAGGATAGAGAGAAGTGCAAGAAAGCTATTGGAGACTCAAGGAAAGCTAAAATTGCTAGGCTATCAGAAAAACAAGAGGTCATAGATGCTGTTGCGAATGAGATGGACACAGATGATGGCACGGGCCTTGATGATATTGGCAGCTCTCAACCATGGGCAGTGGGTCCTATGGATAAATTCACAAACTCTCTTGACTCTAGTTCTTTGGGTTCCAATCAAAGAAACCTTCACCAGCAAAAAATTTCAGAACATATAATGAAAGAAAGGCTGCACAAGTTGAAGAGATATATTGCAAGGTGGATTTATGTGCATGGTAAATGGATAAATATTTGCTGGATGTTGTTATATTTAACTATTTAAGTATCTTGTTTGCTGCATTTTGAAAGAAATACCCTTGTACTTTAATTTCAGGAATACCTTTCAACACAATAAATTGTGATGAGTTTGATCAAGTGTTGGAAGCTGCTGGCCGCTTTGGTCCAGGTGCAAAGAAGCCTTATCAACATGAGCTGCGGGAGAAGCTACTACATGAGGAAGTAGAGGATACAAAAAAGATAGTTAAAGATTAAGCAGAAGAATGGAAAGAACTAGGTGCTCTCTTATGACTGATGGTTGGACTAATCAAAAGAGGAGGAGTATAATGAACTTGTGTATTAATTGTTGCATTGGAACATCTTTTGTTCAGTCAAAGGAAGTCTCAGCTGAGTCACACACAGGggaattcatttttgagttcGTGGACAACTTTATTGAGAAGTTTGGGGATGGCAAGAAGCACATTGTGCAAGTGGTCACGGACAATGCTGCAAACAATATGGCAGCAAAGGATATGCTTTATGTCAAGAGACCCAATATATTTTGGACTTCATGTGCAACCCACACTATAAACCTAGTGCTTGAAGGAGTTGGGAAGATGAGAAAGTTCAAGAACACACTTGATTCAGCAAAAATTCTAACCATCATTATTTATGCCCACCACAAGACATTGtctctaatgaggaaattcaCAAAGAAAAGAGACATTGTTAGGCCCAGTGTGACCAGATTTGCTTCCGCTTTTCTCACTTTGCAAAGCTTGTATGAGAAGAAAGATCAGCTAAGGATGATGTCCCAAAGCGAGGAATGGGAGAAAATTAGCTATGTGAAGAAAAGTGCCAAAGGTGTACAAGCTACAGCCACATTAGTCAAGCCTAGTTTTTGGAATGGTGTTTCTCTTTGCTTGAGAGTATTTGAGCCGTTAGTTAACATTCTTCGCATGGTTGATGGAGATACTAAACTATCAATGCCTTGGGTTCATGGTGAAATTCTTAAGGCTAAGGAAGAAATTAGAATAGCTATTGGAAATGTGGACAAGAATGAGACTGGTTTGTACAAGAGCATAATAGAAATTGTGGATGAAAAAATGAAGAAACGGTTGGACTGTCCTATTCACATGGCTGCATATTGCTTAAACCCTTATTATAGCTGCAGCAAGCCCTCTATCTTTCACAATGAGGATGTCATAGATGGGTTTTTTGCTGCTGTTGAATCATTCTACCATGGTGACTATGACAAGCAAAATCAAGTGCTTAATGAAGACTTCCACAAGTTCAAAGATAAAGCTGGACATTTTGGTAAAAATGTAGCTCAGTTGGGCTGCAAGGATTATAATTTCAGTCCAGGTATTTAAGTTATTTGCATCAAATTTGGTAGTTGGTTGCTCAGCCTTGTTGTATAAATCTTAAGTATTTTTCTTGTGCAGCTAAGTGGTGGGCAAATTATAGAACACAAGTTCCAACACTGCAAAATTTTGCTATTAGAATCCTCTCTTTAACATCAAGTGCCTCGGGTTGTGAAAGGAATTGGAGCTGTTTTGAAGGAGTAAGTCTACAAAAATTTAGTTGATCATTTCAGCATGTGTCATATTTTTTCAGCAACACTAATTGCAGCTCAATGAATTTGATATATTGTAGATCCATACAAAGAAAAGGAATAGGCTCACATGTGAGAGGGTTCAACAACTTGTCTATGTTAGATTCAATCATCTTCATGCAAAGAGGAAAAATAAAGCTCAAAACAGCAAAAGGGCAGACCCGCTTGTAGCAACCGAAGCAACCTTTGGTCAAGGATGGATGGCCCAAGGTGCAGATGAAGAGGGGTCTGATGTTGACTCTGTAACAGGTCTCACATGGAGATTAATTGCTGAGACGTGTGGTCCTGATGAGGTCACAAAACTTCGTAGGAGTGCAAGATTAGCTATGGAGAGAGAGATTGAAGAAGAGCCCTTGTCCGAAACTGATGGAGAGCCAATAAATgaggaagatattgactttgaGTCGGACCAAGATGTTGTGATCACAACTGGTTATGAGCTAGAGGGGGAGGAAGACAATGACGGATGATGGGTTAAGCTAGAGGCTTTGACCATCATCCATAATTCCATATTACCACTATCTATTAATCTCTACCTACCGAACTTATGAACTATTGCTTTGTTTGTAAGAACCTATTTGTGGTGCTTGGTTTGTAAGAACTATCTATGTTTGTGCTTATCAATTATTTGCGGTGTTATATTATTTTCTGTCATTTGCTGATTTTGGAGCAGAATTGAGCATGTTTAATGTATTCTACTATTTAATCTTGTTCTTGTTCATATGCTGCCTGTAATGCACTATTATCTACACTTCTACAGTTCTACACCATACTCTAATAGCTGCTCCTTCTTTTTCAGGCACATATCTCAACTTGGGAGGATATCAAAATCAAAAGCTTCAAGTTTACTTCACAAAAGGTTAGTAAAGTCCtctttaatcttgctgaaatcATGCTACAGTACCAAACCATTTAGGCTGTTTAATTCCCGTTTAAACACGTCTAAACCCGTCTAAACCCTAAACGGCCCCTCGCCATTCGTCTACCGTTTTTCGTCTAGGAAAACACTGATTTAAGCAACTAAAATTATGAGGTGGATTGGGCAAGACAATTAATTTGCTAGAGAGCTAGATGTTGGATTAGAGAACTCATGCTTATGCAAacttacttaaccctaaagctcTTATCTTGTTGAGCTCTCATTGCATGCTCCTTGGTTATTAAattgcgtaagtcttgcgagtacctttgtacttaTGTTGCTTTTTAAACTAAATTGTAGGTGAGCTGAAAGTtgtgtttggccacttctacccgCCGATCCCGGTGCGGGGGAGGAGTAGGTCGTTGTGGCCtcgatggtgtccttgagcaagactccAATAGTTTATCAGTTATCACGTTTTATCAAGTTTATCCGTTGCGTAGTCGTTTCTTTTAGGATAGCATGTTAAACACTAAATTTGGATTTGTAAGCCCAAGGCTTGTAAGTTGTTGTTGAACCTTTAATTTCATATTTGAACCCTCCTATGTTGAACTTGTAATCTTTATTTGTCGAACTCTTGAAATGCTTAAAATTTATCTTTGTAGTTCAtcggcaatatatatatatatttacgtatatatatttatatatatatatatatgattgtAAACGGTATGTGTGTATGCTTGATCTtggcatatggtggagcacatagCGGGACTACCGAATTTGATATTAATTTTGGCAAACGACGTGCCAgttgtgtcggtgttttaccggctgcccaccgagggatatgcccaaggtggtaagtttaggtgaggaggcaccgagatcaggaactcgaaggtgcaagggacacaaaacttagacaggttcgggccgcgaggtgcgtaataccctacatcctgtgtggtggtttgtattcctttaggtgtagaatgatcttgatgatctaccttgaatgggtccctgccccccttatatatccgggaggtcagggttacaagaatcttagtccaatactagataaagAATCGTAActgaatacaactcgagtagattccttctgtaccgactagctttatctcctattcatacgggataaataagagataaatgagataaataagagataagatgggctttatctcttaagtctgtttaaactacgttatgtacacagtcccgtggcatcgggtctgacaagcccccgaactcttcgtagctgagtactgcaggcttctcgagtacttttgaagtagtcttcggcttcttttgaagctccgtcttgaagttcttctttgagtacttacttggctgcatcgaagctatgaggtgctcatgccccaaattatttctttggtatggtgtgcgattgaaaaatcgcactccatatggagtagcccccgagccttaggttgaatcagagaatcaggctgagggtcacattagtcttgagtcttccttacttttcaaataaatttaaaatataagtagtcgatgccacgtattccgcagcccccgagccttgaatccaaatctctaaggtttggaaataaggatcaaaaagtcgtggcatgcaatgtTAAAATGTCCACATGGTAAATAACTGATGTGATGGTAATAAATGATAGAAGTTAGATCTAGGATTCAAAACACCCCTTTTTTCgcgacaattaaccctgaaaaaatgataaattgaatactttatctaaacaatccaccaaatgacccctcaacttccgaATATTCtctgaaatgactcttcaacttcaaagcagtaaaaattgtgctttcaatctgcaacCCGCCAAGAACttccaaaatcccccaaatagaaCCGCATCCCGCCTTCTCCCTCTTAGAGAACTCCAATCCACCCAAATctccccacccctttccccacagcccccgagcaactcgtggcgagcggatctggAAATGGCGTCCAAGAGatcggagaaggatgggaagaagaaggaggtgcagccgccgtccggggagtggacatacagtaagtgctccctcaacgaccttAATAagcttgtttccgagggattgctccaagacttccgaagttgaagagtcttctcaattggcgcccctcctttcacgaaccttttcccatggaaaatgtagatgaaattgtcacattttaccattttgccgaacggggtctggccctcccctcttgttcctttttccggggtcttctttactactatgggcttgagctccatcatctcaacccaaattccatttgccatatcgcaatctttatccatttctgtgaagccttcctcggaattgaaccccattgggatctttttcgCTTCCTATTCcgagtaaaaccacaacccacctccaaaaatccatctgttgtagggggcgccggcatccaacttagacaacaagccggcgacaagtacctttcatacaaattcccctccaacattcccgggtggaagaatcattggttctacatcgaaaatcatgccccccaactcccagaaaagtcAAATAAACCACCTGATGTAAGACCAgagtggaatatcgaactttccatgggggacatggatcaagtcgatgagttgctagacaccatagcagctcataaggaaATGGGAGTGACCAGCGCATCCGTGATgtttttccttcttcaaacgctgagtccagccaatccagcaacgccatatacttggattcgagtacaagggcgctgaagatccatctcacATGTGTGCAGAGGAGCTGACGGATGAAGCTGCACTCAcccgggtcaggcgagtgctacTGGATGTGGATGCAGTCCCCTACGTCCCGCAGCTATTTGCTGCACAAAATCCTTCGAAGCCGGTAAGTGTTTGACTACTTTATGTTGAAAACAAATTTTGTTcagccactgctaactgaaaaccttctgtaGGGGCACACAGAGTTATACCGCAGCTACCCTCCGCAACCtgacatccctcgaccggaccaccttctccccagcgccgcggccaaagcgaagagggctcgatagctgaggctctgcccggcagcgagtccactaAAGGTGGAAGCCCCTGGCGGAAAAGGAAGCCAAGGGGGAGGCGAGAAGAGGCAACTCCCCcagaccatccgtggagttgaccgatacTCTGCCTTCGGTTCGGCAGGGTCGCCGGGTTGTGCACAAATGAAAAGTGCAATAAGTCGAGTCCTCTaggtatgaatatgctgccTTGTTGCACACTGACTTTTTCTATTTGCAGTCCACCTGCTTCTCCACCCGAGCCCGGGCACCAAGAGATGGGAACGGATCCAGCAGCTTCGGCGACAGgatcggttaccattgccgtggcaggcaccgcgccaccagctggtgtcaccccgccgccagcaacaagTACCATGGTTAGGACACCATGGGCCatgagggtgaagaaggctgtcatgaagaggtcttcgctgtaagtgtacatcttgtcgcataatgaacattctgctcttttcgacttgtaatgatataactgactctgcttcattaggtctgcaagcgccgtGAGGCACAAGCCGAAACCGGCCGcaactaccccagcccccgagccatcagccctaGAGGGGCCCACGCCCACGGAGCTAGCCCGCGAGGCAGACACGACGctacccgacctgccaccccccgagccccaacaagccgaagctagagctggtggtgaggaacagatcgaggcccctgacgctgttcctgcggatggcacaggtaagtgtctaaCCGCCCATGGCTGGCTGCTTACACTCcaggcattatgtactgaatgcatcttgacttgcaggtaccccgcaaccaccttctgaagaagccgcagaGACCTCAAGAAGTCCTGGAGATCTGCTGATGGCCGGGcccgggtaccagaacatcatctccacagatctggtggatgatccaatgctgacgagcaataacataaaaaccttcaagaaggctTACAAGGAGTTGTATGATTTTACCATAGTAACacgtgattactcttctgcttgtatacgttgtcaagttgcttgtcttaatctcccaCTTTATGCAGAACATGATCACGCACTtgcaaaagaagtcgaagaagttgaaagcagtcgtgagtggtcacaaggagcttgctgccaaggagaagcgcatatccgaagagcttacgaagaacatctatcttcagagggagctcgacaagctgaaacaagagcggactcgagagacatggctcctcaagaacgacctcCACAACCTTGAGAAGGCCCACTCCGAGCTCTAGGAgcaactcaaagagcagaagaaagcgcaccaaggtaggcccctttcttctctcgagtactttcccttaacAATTTTCCTTGGactctgaaaatatcttcaccgcagagcttaggaaaatcttaacatacaaagaagagctacttactgacgtgaagaatatgctatatcACCGTACAAATGACGTTgaaaagctgcagaaggtaatcgctGACACTGAACAATAGTTCACCAATTGCCTTCGGCAGATTAAGACGCTAGACGAGAAGGATGAgcggcggcaaaaggagctggaggacctcaggggggccgcccaggagcttgtggacatggtggatccaccagaggaaggcgaagcaggcgagcggcctTTGCTGGAacgacttctcggagcgccgcaAAAGGTCGTCAAAATCCTAACAGAGGCCCCGGTCGcatgtgtcagccacgcgctcgcctttgtaaaatccttttggccagaagcACAACTAGAGATGTTCACGCAGGGAGTGGCTACGGAGTGCACTGAAGatcaattcaacgagtacctccaagaagcccaacctgtagcagaacagatagtgaaaaatgtactgcaggattagaatgtaaaaaataagtactcgttttccttgtatatatttttatttgatgtctctacttgtatgtgccttagctgaattgtcatccagatttGAAGgcgaagtagtagacactaccccgggtgcaacgacctTGGAAGTAGTCATAgtggctccgagtaggaacccatccaacaagttagacatatcccgatcgagcgggtctaaccagttaggaaagaacgcgagcatcatcgcgagactgccgtgcttatggcaaggaaaacgaaactaccccgagtgcaacgactctgggcgtagtcgaaattgctcctcatatgagcgcatccaacaagttaggtatgaaccaatcgaacggatcgaacttgttgggaatgaACGCGAGCACTGCCGCGAGACTGCCGTGTTTATGGTAGAAAACGAAAccaccctgagtgcaacgactctggatgtagttgAAATAGCTactcatgcgagcccatccaacaagttaggtataaacctaatcgaacggatcgaatttgttgggaaaaatgcgagcGGCGCCGCGAGACTGTCGTGCTTATGGCAGAAAaagaaactaccccgagtgcaacgactctgggtgtagtcgaaatagctcctcatgcgagcccatccaacaagttaggtataaacctaATCAAACGGATCaaatttgttgggaaaaatgcgaccatcgtcgcaagcgaccatcaaaggtcacggcggaagtcgattcatataaagcatgaatgTAGCtgaagcctccgtcaaaacttataacacAAAGTCGACAAAACAAgaacgtggccatagcctccgtcacaacttatggcaagaagtcaatttataaaacatgaacgtggccggagcctctgtctgttaacagaaaaatttacattccaaaTTTTGCAGCACgcggcctccaaattgattcggaagaaaaaaggccgcctaggcgtctggagaacagctatccacgCATGCTtcttcatgggtagaacttgcacaGGTGCTAAATATTTCAggaattcgggacatcttgaccctcggggtattgtagttgatacgaccctggtcttataacctgcttgacgacgaacggaccttcccaccttgagttgagcttgtgtaagccggaatcgtcttggatgcggcgtaggaccagatcgcctatattgaacgatcgttccttcacgttgcgatcgtgatgtcaccggatcccctgcaggtatcgggctgactgaacaagagcggtgcagcaagccacttcgacagaatcgagctctaactgccttgccttgtccgcctcgccttcattgtgcATTTCAACCCTtagggatttccacatgatgtcgacCGATAAGATAGCTTCGGaaccgtatacgaggaagaatggagtttgtcctgtggctttggacggctaagtccagagcccccagatgacatgtggcaattcatgtatccacttgccttctttcttgttgttttcattatagagtcttttcttgaggccatcaattatcatgctgttcgccctctcgacttgaccattggcccttgggtgtgcaacagagacatatttaatctcgatgcacgcattttcgcagaactcccaaaactggttggtCGTGAAGTTTGgtccaagtccgtgatgatggtattcgggaagccgaagtgatgcaagatatcggagatgaaatcaacaactcgatctggtgtgagcttggctatcggcttgtactcaatccacttggtaaacttgttgatagccaccaacacatgggtgaagccgcctggcgccattgtgaaagACCCAATCATATTAAGgatccagcaagcaaacggccaggatggcggtatggtgatgagactgtgagctgggacttgagattgcttgccaaagaattggcagttatGATACCTCCGCACAAGATCCtcggcatcggacactgcggtgggtcaccagaaaccagctctgtatgctttccccaccagcattcttaaagctgcgtggttaccgcaaacaccctcatgtatctcccgcagcatatcgtagccgtcttctttcgtgacgcacttcatgagaacgcctgaaCGTGCGCCACACCGATAAAGCTTGCtatcgactaggacgaaccccttacttgtgtgcatgacacgagctgcctctgcgcttctggcGTCCGTCCCcgccggtagcctttgatctcggatgaaatcgatataagcctctctccagtcctcaccaagcatcataacctcccgatcaggttaTTGACGGCCCGtatcggtggttacctgaggtgaagacttgatggatggctgctttaactcctggacaaagactcctgCTAGAACCTATGCACGAGTAGaccctagcttggatagtatatctgcaccaacattatgctcccataacacatgatgaacctccagaccggaaaacttattttctagcttgcgtacttcttgtacataagcgtccatcgtctccttgttgcagtcccgctctttgttgacttgttgaaccacaagaagtgaatcgccatatacgagtagttgcttgatgcccggtgatattgccaaacgtagcccgtgaagcaaagcttcatactcggcttcattatttgaTACCTCTCAAAGGATCTGGAGAacgtacttcagttgttcaccccgtggagaaataaacaggactccagcgccgccgccgtcgagcttaagagacccaccaaagtacatggtccaatgctctggcttgtcaactggagttgggatttgattctctctccactcagccataaaatcgactagagcttgagacttgattgcagtgcgtggcttgaagtcaatagacaacgcccccagttccactacccactttgatatacgccccgtggcatcttgattatggagaatatctgccaacgggaaatccgtaatcacagtgatcttgtactcgtcaaagtaatggcacaattttcttgatgtaatcaaaattgcatataaaagtttctgaactgccgggtatcataccttggattcggagagtaactcgctgacgaaatatacagacctctgcactccaaatgcatggccttcctcgcctcgctcgccTACAAtaacactgctgacaacatgagttgttgccgcaatgtagagtagtagatcttcccccggcaatggtgctgtaaggactgaAGGGGACtaaaggtgatgcttcaggtcctataaggctcgctcggcctcc
The sequence above is drawn from the Panicum hallii strain FIL2 chromosome 7, PHallii_v3.1, whole genome shotgun sequence genome and encodes:
- the LOC112899425 gene encoding uncharacterized protein LOC112899425; amino-acid sequence: MSSAASNPRSPNPVDKPAVKRNYEDIGWEYGTLVNPADLNVIKCKLCPMVVKAGIYRLKLHIAGIKGQVRSCPNATPEDREKCKKAIGDSRKAKIARLSEKQEVIDAVANEMDTDDGTGLDDIGSSQPWAVGPMDKFTNSLDSSSLGSNQRNLHQQKISEHIMKERLHKLKRYIARWIYVHGIPFNTINCDEFDQVLEAAGRFGPGAKKPYQHELREKLLHEESKEVSAESHTGEFIFEFVDNFIEKFGDGKKHIVQVVTDNAANNMAAKDMLYVKRPNIFWTSCATHTINLVLEGVGKMRKFKNTLDSAKILTIIIYAHHKTLSLMRKFTKKRDIVRPSVTRFASAFLTLQSLYEKKDQLRMMSQSEEWEKISYVKKSAKGVQATATLVKPSFWNGVSLCLRVFEPLVNILRMVDGDTKLSMPWVHGEILKAKEEIRIAIGNVDKNETGLYKSIIEIVDEKMKKRLDCPIHMAAYCLNPYYSCSKPSIFHNEDVIDGFFAAVESFYHGDYDKQNQVLNEDFHKFKDKAGHFGKNVAQLGCKDYNFSPAKWWANYRTQVPTLQNFAIRILSLTSSASGCERNWSCFEGIHTKKRNRLTCERVQQLVYVRFNHLHAKRKNKAQNSKRADPLVATEATFGQGWMAQGADEEGSDVDSVTGLTWRLIAETCGPDEVTKLRRSARLAMEREIEEEPLSETDGEPINEEDIDFESDQDVVITTGYELEGEEDNDG